In Ancalomicrobiaceae bacterium S20, the following proteins share a genomic window:
- a CDS encoding polyprenyl synthetase family protein, producing MGVVVPLDDRQKSEPSVEPLVALVAADMERVNRLILSKAGSDVAMIPEVANHLISSGGKRLRPMLTLAAAQMCGYEGEGHIRLATAVEFMHTATLLHDDVVDESDMRRGKLAARKLWGNQASVLVGDFLLGQAFRMMVEVGSMQALGVLSDAAAIIAEGEVMQLAAAKNMATTEDEYLAVIRAKTAALFSAAAEVGPIVAGRPREDEAAFRSYGGNLGIAFQLIDDALDYGGSSAKLGKNVGDDFREGKITLPVVLAYRRGSDEERAFWTRCLQGGEIHDGDLARAIELLKKHEALEDTVERARHYGKMAKDALAPMKDSAHKRALIEVVDFCVARAH from the coding sequence ATGGGCGTCGTCGTTCCGCTCGATGACCGGCAGAAGTCCGAACCCTCGGTCGAACCGCTGGTCGCGCTCGTCGCCGCCGACATGGAGCGCGTCAACCGGCTCATCCTGTCGAAGGCCGGATCCGACGTCGCCATGATCCCGGAGGTGGCGAACCACCTGATCTCGTCGGGCGGCAAGCGGCTCCGGCCGATGCTGACGCTCGCCGCCGCGCAGATGTGCGGCTACGAGGGCGAAGGCCACATCCGGCTCGCCACGGCGGTCGAGTTCATGCACACCGCGACGCTGCTCCACGACGACGTCGTCGACGAGAGCGACATGCGCCGCGGCAAGCTCGCCGCGCGCAAGCTCTGGGGCAACCAGGCGAGCGTGCTGGTCGGCGACTTCCTGCTCGGCCAGGCGTTCCGGATGATGGTCGAGGTCGGTTCGATGCAGGCGCTCGGCGTGCTCTCCGACGCGGCCGCGATCATCGCCGAAGGCGAGGTCATGCAGCTCGCCGCTGCCAAGAACATGGCGACCACCGAGGACGAATATCTCGCCGTCATCCGCGCCAAGACCGCGGCGCTGTTCTCGGCCGCGGCCGAGGTCGGCCCGATCGTGGCCGGCCGGCCGCGCGAGGACGAGGCGGCGTTCCGCAGCTACGGCGGCAATCTCGGCATCGCCTTCCAGCTGATCGACGATGCGCTCGACTACGGCGGCTCGTCGGCCAAGCTCGGCAAGAACGTCGGCGACGATTTCCGCGAAGGCAAGATCACGCTGCCGGTCGTGCTCGCCTATCGGCGCGGCTCCGACGAGGAGCGCGCGTTCTGGACCCGCTGCCTGCAGGGCGGCGAGATCCACGACGGCGACCTCGCCCGCGCGATCGAGCTCCTGAAGAAGCACGAAGCGCTCGAGGACACGGTCGAGCGCGCCCGCCACTACGGCAAGATGGCCAAGGACGCGCTCGCCCCGATGAAGGACAGCGCCCACAAGCGCGCACTGATCGAGGTCGTCGACTTCTGCGTGGCGCGCGCGCACTGA
- a CDS encoding glycine--tRNA ligase subunit alpha — MIDPKTPAHLRPDRSFQGLILTLQTFWANYGCVVLQPYDMEVGAGTFHPATTLRALGPKPWKAAYVQPSRRPKDGRYGENPNRLQHYYQYQVILKPNPPNLQELYLQSLYAIGIDPGLHDIRFVEDDWESPTLGAWGLGWECWCDGMEVSQFTYFQQVAGQECSPVSGELTYGLERLAMYVQGVDNVYDLNFNGFDGDQKITYGEVFLQAEQEYSRHNFEHADTEMLFRQFEMAQAACKKYLDAGWESDAKQRHLMAQPAYDQCIKASHVFNLLDARGVISVTERQSYILRVRELAKACGEAWRATDSGGVDFAA, encoded by the coding sequence ATGATCGATCCGAAGACGCCCGCCCATCTCCGCCCCGATCGCTCGTTCCAGGGGCTGATCCTGACCCTGCAGACGTTCTGGGCGAACTACGGTTGCGTGGTGCTTCAGCCCTACGACATGGAGGTCGGCGCCGGCACGTTCCATCCGGCGACGACGCTGCGCGCGCTCGGGCCGAAGCCCTGGAAGGCCGCCTACGTGCAGCCGTCCCGGCGCCCGAAGGACGGCCGCTATGGCGAGAACCCGAACCGGCTCCAGCACTATTACCAGTATCAGGTCATCCTGAAGCCGAACCCGCCGAATCTGCAGGAGCTCTATCTCCAGAGCCTCTATGCGATCGGCATCGATCCCGGCCTACACGACATCCGCTTCGTCGAGGACGACTGGGAGAGCCCGACGCTCGGCGCCTGGGGGCTCGGCTGGGAATGCTGGTGCGACGGCATGGAAGTGTCGCAGTTCACCTATTTCCAGCAGGTCGCCGGTCAGGAATGTTCGCCGGTTTCGGGCGAGCTGACCTACGGTCTGGAGCGCCTTGCCATGTACGTTCAGGGCGTCGACAACGTCTACGACCTGAACTTCAACGGCTTCGACGGCGATCAGAAGATCACCTACGGTGAGGTGTTCCTGCAGGCCGAGCAGGAATATTCGCGGCACAATTTCGAGCACGCGGACACCGAGATGCTGTTCCGCCAGTTCGAGATGGCGCAGGCCGCCTGCAAGAAGTACCTCGACGCCGGTTGGGAGAGCGATGCCAAGCAGCGCCATCTGATGGCGCAGCCGGCCTACGACCAGTGCATCAAGGCGAGCCACGTCTTCAATCTACTCGACGCGCGCGGCGTGATCTCGGTCACCGAGCGTCAGAGCTACATCCTGCGCGTCCGCGAACTGGCCAAGGCCTGCGGCGAGGCGTGGCGCGCCACGGATTCGGGCGGCGTCGACTTCGCCGCCTGA